gttaagcatatctcagtttaggtcacctaacagtacaaactctgaagatagatgggggcaatcaattcacatatggtgtccaaggCACAGCTGAGGGCAAAGggtggtctataacaagtggcgatggtgagagacttatttctggaaaggtagatttttaaaagtagaagctcaaatgtttggggtacagacctggatagtatgacaatactctgcaggctatctctgcagtagattgcaacaccaccccatttggcagttctatcttgtcgtaaaatgttgtagttggagaTGGAAAATGCAGAATtcttggtggccttcctaagccaggattcggACACAGCTAGGATATCAGGGTTggtagagtgtgctaaagcagtgaataaaacaaacatagggaggaggcttctgatgttaacatgcatgaaaccaaggcttttacggttacagaagtcaacaaatgagagtgcctggggaataggtgtggtgctgggggctacagggcctgggttaacctctacatcaccagaggaacagaggaggagtaggataagggtacggctaaaggctataagaactggttgtctagtgcattggaaacagagaataaaaggatcagatttctgggcgtggtagaatagattcagggtataatgtacagacaagggtatggtaggatgcgAGTACAGATataaggtttacatctaattgttgtataagatgaatgagtgaggatgatactgtttgtaaaattgtgtcatgtgattttggactgtttaatgaaggaaactccaattcccttttgagtttaactaaatcagaggatcACAtgacacaattttacaaacagtatcatcctcactcatccatgagcccagttagggtcggaCATCAtgggacaggcccttttctgcaattctgaataaaaccccaactttgagaaattctcaGTAGACCATATTTTTCTCCATTACGAGGGGACATAGGTTGCAGACCCTTGCTCAATCTTTCAACcatgtggttaaactcttagactatcgataccgacagaataagaacaagtatttgatattaattactagtctgcagctagaaattcgGTATCATCGAACATGAAGATCGACAACcaccgaaacatctattctacaACAGCATGAATGAATGTCgctctgaactatcccctctaaccaggacagacagacagacagacagagagagagagacggacaattctacaaaaggaacaaacttttcaacagcgatcaagacgacacactgagcgtaaatatattgattgcaattgttcccgaatgagtgagtgttcatgtgcaaaggattagcatttcaattgttataattatcactctgtagtgacttctcaggTGAACCCCActcccccttttgtctaacaagctggccatgccggtttagcccactagggcacattctcctatcatttcttgtaaccatatttactttgtttgtttgtgtgtgcacttctgtgattgtttagttagttaataaataaattattcaagacaattgatgtatggatgactcatagtgaagactgggttcgtgcaaataaccaacaatttacgacatttggaatgagacttatgtgaggtaaagtaaatgaTTCATTAATCAGAGCCAATTGTGCTCGCTCTTTTACCCTTTTCACATGATCATATCGCCCAAACTGTACTGTGCTGGTTCGGATATTTTTGTCCTTTCCAGCATGGTTCTTGCAATTATGATAGAGACTTAACCGGACCAGAACAGTACAGCTTGGTATTTGACGACGTCCTCATGGCAGGCTCGTTAACTTCTTCACAGCAACACCAGAATAGTTGTGAGAGTGTGATCACAACCACTGTaatggtgatgatgtaatggTTGGTGAACCACTATTTGATCCCCTACTGACTCCATTAGGTTGTAATGTTGCCTGTCTATTTTTGTTATGCAGGATGTCATTTTCCAGTGGATAATGGGTGATCAAATTAATCTGAACCAGATAGATGCAGAGGACCCTGAGGTGAGAAGCCAAGGAATGTTTTATGATCTGCAGTTTTACCTTTTAGTTCTAGAAGTGACACTTCTCATTCTGTGTTTGACCCAGATCCCAGATTACACCATGCTACCAGACACAGGCTGCCTGTCTGTGCGACTACGAGTATGCTTGCAAGAGGGAGAGGAAAACCCACGAGACTTTACCTCCCTGTTTGACATGTCTACTCAAGCTATCAAACACTTTTCCCCAAGTCATCAGGTGGAAATACATAATGCTTTAGAAACTGGACAGACATCAGTTCATTACCGTAGGCCATAGTTGGTGGCTACATGATGTTTTGTCTGCTTTGCCTACATGTTTACGGTGTGTTTGTTGACACCAGTGTGTTTGACTTGTCCCACTGCAGTTCCTACAAGCAGATGTCAAACATGAGCCCCTCCAGCTGATCACACCTCAGTTTGAGACTCCCCTTCCCCAGCTGGAGCCTGCTGTAGGTTTCCCCTCTCCAGCTCTACACAATCTCACCCAGCTCCTGTCAAGCTCAGCCGTCTCACAGATTGAATGTGGATTCTGTACACTCGACTGACAATGGCATGTGCACTAGACTGTATTCAACAACACTTTTTGCTAATTGACTGGGATTTATTAAAATGTGACAATACACACTTGATCATTGTAGAAAATTATACATTTTCCATCCCTCTAAAATGTGTGTGCTCTCCTATGGGTTGCTTTGAGCAGGTCTTTCCGCCTGTCTTCAGGGACCTGCCTCCCCCCATGCTTGACCTGGATGAAACCTCAGATTGTGTTTGGCACAGCTCTCCAACAAATGTAAGTGTTAACCACAGGTTATATTTGAATCTAGCATTAACAGAAAGTGTTCTGTATTCTTCCTGCAAGCACCGACGACAATCTAGAGTTCTACGTGAGGAAGTGTGGATACATCTTGGGGGTGAGAAGCTGGATAAAGACCAAAGGGATGCCGAACACATCTTCCAGGTTGTAGAGTTCAAGAAGCTCAACCAGGTGAGCGATATGACCAATTGAGTCTTTGATAAAAATGCACACTATTTGTTGATCTTGGCCTTGGTTGACATTAATGTACATAAATGATTCATCCCATTTCTCCTATACAGGAACATGACACACAGACCAGGTTTTCCCCCATTCTGACCTATCAACCAGTGACttcacactacatgaccaaaaatgtggacacctgcttgtcaaacatcatgggcattaatatggaggtgGTCTCCCCTTTGTTGCTAATACAGCCTTCCACTctcctagtggaaaaccttccaaGATGTCGGGACTTACTTCCGTTCAGCcaggagcattagtgaggtcgggcgattaggcctgggtTAAAATTCATCCCAAAAGGTGTTTTTGTTCTGACCTCGCAcagggtattgtcatgctgaaacagggaatttacttccccaaactgttgccacgaaggtggatgcacagaattgtctagaatgtcattgtatgctgtagtgttaagatttcccttcactggaactaaaaagggcctagcccgaaccatgaaaaacagccccagaccattattcctccaaacTTGTTGGCACTAGGACAGGTTTTTTAAGTTCTTCAGcattcccgttctgtgagctccTGTGGCTTACCACTTCACGGCCGAGCCATTGTTGCACCTGGAAGtttacttcacaataacagcacttagttgaccagggcagttttagcagggcagaaatttgacgatacgtcttgttggaaaggtggcaccctatcacatttaaagTCACTGAGAGCTTCAGTAAGGcccttctactgccaatgttagcctgaggagattgcatggctgtgcacTCAATTTTACCCATGTCCATAACAGGTGTGGTTAAAATAGCCAAAGCCAGTGTCTAGATCGTTCTTTTTAGTTTCTccattaaatataaaaaaatgtaacgCCATATCCTCAAACTGAAGAGAGTTGATTTGTTTAGTGTTCTAAATGTGGGAAACCTCATTCAATACACTTGTTTGTGCTATAGCATCATAAAATGTTGGCATTTGCGTCATTCCCTAAATACTCAAGAGGCACTGTCAATTTAAGCAATACAAAACTTTATTTACTATAATAGGTTCATGTAAAATAAAATTCACAGGCATCTTGAATATCCTCCTTAAGGTCTGTAAAGGTGAAATAAGAGAACATGTCAATATACAAACCATTAAAACGAACTCTGAAGTCTTAGTTTAACAAGGAAATCTCATGCCAGGTCTAGTCCGCTTACAGCAAAAATACTTTCTGGCCAGGACACGGCAGCAACTAAAAAAAATAAGTCACTGAACCGGAGAACCTTACCTCAACTTTTCAGTACAGCACTGTCACATCCCCACTTTGGCTTGTCAAAACCTGTAGGGATGGTTGTGCGTCTATGCCATTCATCCTCAGCTGCTGATGCTGAACCTGAGGTCTGGCTCAGGCTGGAACTGAGACTCGAACCCATAGTGACCTCCTTCCAGGACTTTTGGTTGTCCTCTGTGTCATTTCCATGTGAGGGTGAGCCTGACCAGATCAGGGAGATCTCAGCCAGGGATGGTGGTGCAGACTGGAACTTGGGACTCCAGGTAGTCTCCAACGTGCTTGACTCAAGGATCGGTTTTGGACTGTTAGTCTCAGGTTTGATTAGGGAGACCTCCCAGGC
This sequence is a window from Oncorhynchus kisutch isolate 150728-3 linkage group LG1, Okis_V2, whole genome shotgun sequence. Protein-coding genes within it:
- the LOC109877843 gene encoding intraflagellar transport protein 52 homolog gives rise to the protein MQDVIFQWIMGDQINLNQIDAEDPEIPDYTMLPDTGCLSVRLRVCLQEGEENPRDFTSLFDMSTQAIKHFSPSHQFLQADVKHEPLQLITPQFETPLPQLEPAVGFPSPALHNLTQLLSSSAVSQIECGFCTLD